A single window of Archangium gephyra DNA harbors:
- a CDS encoding ATP-binding protein, giving the protein MSKAAPGRRPDSAQGRSRSRALVAERALHASNTLLQALTEAQLEFIGGSDAHLLFDKLLTVLLELTESEYGFIGEVLRDAQGTPSLRSHALTHELRDLQTLFGRVLTTGEPLVANEPNPHAGGLPAGHPPLNALLGLPLKSGDELVGLVGIANRPGGYGPELIEFLQPFVATCCSIILGRRGREQQKHTEELLRQREEELQRHRDHLEELVQSRTESLLHTTVALEERQAQLLHSERMASLGQLVAGIAHEINNPLGYITSNLATLTQYLSVFTGLLKLHRELADGLGPELQGPRAELLERIRSLEQQEDLDYILGDVNELLSDSREGAHRVADIVQSLKAFVREDSKQPELVDVNKELATTLKVVWNQLKYRCEVKCDYAQVPPILGRPAQLNQVFTHLLLNAVQAIPERGVIHVTTLHEGDEVLVRISDTGHGMTPEVLSKIFSPFFTTKPPGKGAGLGLSISEGIITSHKGRIEVQSQFGQGSTFTVRLPVAKDL; this is encoded by the coding sequence ATGAGCAAAGCCGCACCGGGTCGACGACCGGACTCAGCGCAGGGTCGCTCCCGCTCGCGTGCGCTCGTGGCCGAGCGGGCGCTCCATGCCAGCAACACCCTGCTGCAGGCGCTCACCGAAGCCCAACTCGAGTTCATCGGGGGCAGCGACGCCCACCTCCTGTTCGACAAGCTGCTCACCGTGCTGCTGGAGCTGACGGAGAGTGAGTACGGCTTCATCGGCGAGGTGCTCCGCGATGCGCAGGGCACTCCCTCCCTGCGCAGCCATGCCCTCACCCACGAGTTGCGCGACCTCCAGACGCTCTTCGGCCGGGTGCTCACCACCGGGGAGCCCCTGGTCGCCAACGAGCCGAACCCCCACGCGGGCGGACTCCCCGCCGGCCATCCGCCCCTGAACGCGTTGCTCGGCCTGCCCCTCAAGTCCGGCGACGAGCTGGTGGGCCTGGTGGGCATCGCCAACCGCCCCGGCGGCTACGGCCCCGAGCTCATCGAGTTCCTCCAGCCCTTCGTCGCCACCTGCTGCAGCATCATCCTGGGGAGGCGCGGCCGGGAGCAGCAGAAACACACCGAGGAGCTGCTGCGCCAGCGCGAGGAGGAGCTCCAGCGCCACCGGGATCACCTGGAGGAGCTGGTGCAGAGCCGCACCGAGTCGCTGCTCCACACCACCGTGGCGCTCGAGGAGCGGCAGGCCCAGCTGCTCCACTCCGAGCGCATGGCCTCGCTGGGGCAGCTCGTGGCCGGCATCGCCCATGAGATCAACAACCCCCTGGGCTACATCACCAGCAACCTGGCCACCCTCACCCAGTACCTCTCCGTCTTCACCGGGCTGCTCAAGCTCCACCGCGAGCTGGCGGACGGGCTGGGGCCGGAGCTCCAGGGGCCCCGGGCCGAGCTGCTCGAGCGCATCCGCTCCCTCGAGCAACAGGAGGACCTCGACTACATCCTGGGCGACGTGAACGAGCTGCTCAGCGACTCGCGCGAGGGTGCCCACCGCGTGGCGGACATCGTGCAGAGCCTCAAGGCCTTCGTCCGGGAGGACTCCAAGCAGCCGGAGCTGGTGGACGTGAACAAGGAGCTGGCCACCACGCTCAAGGTGGTGTGGAACCAGCTCAAGTACCGGTGCGAGGTGAAGTGCGACTACGCCCAGGTGCCCCCCATCCTCGGCCGCCCCGCCCAGCTCAACCAGGTGTTCACCCACCTGCTGCTCAACGCCGTCCAGGCGATTCCCGAGCGCGGCGTCATCCACGTCACCACGCTGCACGAGGGGGACGAGGTGCTCGTGCGCATCTCCGACACCGGCCATGGCATGACGCCGGAGGTGCTCTCCAAGATCTTCAGCCCGTTCTTCACCACCAAGCCGCCCGGCAAGGGCGCGGGGCTGGGCCTGTCCATCAGCGAGGGCATCATCACGAGCCACAAGGGCCGCATCGAGGTCCAGAGCCAGTTCGGCCAGGGCAGCACCTTCACGGTGCGGCTCCCCGTCGCCAAGGACCTCTGA
- a CDS encoding SMI1/KNR4 family protein, whose product MPIQWRKYLWDEPRLATPQEFEQLEHQWGVTLPEDYKRVAAAHQGMTPEPGVFDVGRGTNVISVLLTVSGDAGQDDYSAKGAFEVLKPHVPEGIYPFAETPGGEFVCFDYRESQRRPRIVLVTVEMDIHPIANSFSDFLTALQQPPLPSP is encoded by the coding sequence ATGCCCATTCAATGGAGGAAGTACCTCTGGGATGAACCCCGCCTGGCAACTCCCCAGGAGTTCGAGCAACTCGAACACCAGTGGGGCGTCACGCTTCCAGAGGACTACAAGCGTGTGGCCGCCGCGCATCAGGGCATGACGCCCGAGCCGGGAGTCTTCGACGTTGGCCGGGGAACCAACGTCATCAGCGTCTTGCTGACGGTCAGCGGAGATGCCGGACAGGATGACTACTCCGCCAAGGGCGCGTTCGAAGTCCTGAAGCCGCATGTCCCCGAAGGCATCTACCCGTTCGCCGAGACTCCGGGTGGAGAGTTCGTCTGTTTCGATTACAGGGAGTCCCAGCGCCGTCCCAGGATCGTCCTCGTCACCGTGGAGATGGACATCCACCCCATCGCCAACAGCTTCTCGGACTTCCTGACCGCGTTGCAGCAGCCGCCGCTCCCCTCTCCCTGA
- a CDS encoding serine/threonine-protein kinase, giving the protein MTDTLRYVPNPTLDATFVSPASQPGNAPASIALPQTPPAAAGRRSTVLPRVEWAGDKPNVVPFERERFEELRQLGQGGMGEVVLLKDHDIERMVALKRLPEGNDLDRLLRFVEEIRTVGQLDHPNIVPVHDVGIDHLGRYYFVMKHLQGDTLESIIDKLRQGDRATHSRFSYPVRVQLFIGVLNALAYAHRKGFIHRDLKPANIMVGPYGEVTVMDWGLARRVRTPNAADGAASTGSAPSSLRDAASLQTQLGAVVGTPFYMSPEQARGQHDAVDERSDTYSLTVLFHELLFLRHYLEGRESLAEVLEGVQKAPSPAFMPDSNPHQPPVPSELRWFLHKGFSKEPEKRFQSADEMMWELQGVMEGRIHVQCQRTLMKRGLHEVLRSVDKHPVLLTALCTTAAAVVLASLAHLLLVFFG; this is encoded by the coding sequence ATGACGGATACGCTCCGATACGTCCCCAACCCCACCCTGGATGCCACCTTCGTCTCCCCGGCCTCCCAGCCCGGGAACGCGCCCGCGTCCATCGCCCTGCCCCAGACTCCTCCGGCGGCCGCGGGGCGTCGCAGCACGGTGCTCCCCCGGGTGGAGTGGGCCGGAGACAAGCCCAACGTGGTGCCCTTCGAGCGGGAGCGCTTCGAGGAGCTGCGCCAGCTGGGCCAGGGCGGCATGGGCGAGGTGGTGCTGCTCAAGGACCACGACATCGAGCGGATGGTGGCCCTCAAGCGCCTGCCGGAGGGGAATGATCTGGATCGCCTCCTGCGCTTCGTGGAGGAGATCCGCACCGTCGGGCAGTTGGACCATCCGAACATCGTCCCGGTGCACGACGTCGGTATCGACCACCTCGGCCGCTACTACTTCGTGATGAAGCACCTGCAGGGCGACACGCTCGAGTCCATCATCGACAAGCTGCGCCAGGGGGACCGCGCCACGCACTCGCGCTTCAGCTACCCCGTGCGCGTGCAGCTCTTCATCGGCGTGCTCAACGCGCTGGCGTACGCGCACCGCAAGGGCTTCATCCACCGCGACCTCAAGCCCGCCAACATCATGGTGGGGCCCTACGGCGAGGTCACCGTGATGGACTGGGGCCTGGCCCGGCGCGTGCGCACCCCGAATGCCGCGGACGGAGCCGCGTCCACGGGCAGCGCGCCCTCCAGCCTGCGCGACGCCGCCTCGCTCCAGACGCAGCTGGGCGCCGTGGTGGGCACGCCCTTCTACATGTCTCCCGAGCAGGCCCGGGGGCAGCACGACGCCGTCGACGAGCGCAGCGACACCTACAGCCTCACCGTGCTCTTCCACGAGCTGCTCTTCCTGCGCCACTACCTGGAGGGGCGTGAGTCCCTGGCCGAGGTGCTCGAGGGGGTGCAGAAGGCGCCCTCCCCGGCCTTCATGCCCGACTCGAATCCGCACCAGCCGCCGGTGCCCTCGGAGCTGCGCTGGTTCCTCCACAAGGGCTTCTCCAAGGAGCCGGAGAAGCGCTTCCAGTCCGCCGACGAGATGATGTGGGAGCTGCAGGGCGTCATGGAGGGCCGCATCCACGTGCAGTGCCAGCGGACGCTGATGAAGCGCGGGCTCCACGAGGTCCTCCGCTCGGTGGACAAGCACCCGGTCCTGCTCACCGCCCTGTGCACGACGGCCGCCGCGGTGGTGCTCGCCTCGCTGGCCCACCTGCTGCTGGTGTTCTTTGGCTGA
- the thiD gene encoding bifunctional hydroxymethylpyrimidine kinase/phosphomethylpyrimidine kinase: protein MEHPRKVATALTIAGSDSGGGAGIQADLRTFSFHRVHGTSALTALTAQNTLGVTRVDVMPPESVAAQIDAVASDIGIDAAKTGMLVNSAIIATVAERLRTLRITRLVVDPVMASRAGSRLIDDEAVAALRELLIPLATLVTPNRHEAQLLAGLELHTLDDMREAARRIHRLGPQAVLVKGGAMPGSLCGTDVWFDGEHLETLHLASVETRNTHGTGCTLSAAIAANLALGLGLLEATRQAKQYVTRALQHPLALGRGNGPIGHFFPLLDS from the coding sequence ATGGAACACCCCAGGAAGGTAGCGACCGCGCTCACGATCGCGGGCTCGGACAGTGGTGGAGGCGCGGGCATCCAGGCGGACCTGCGCACCTTTTCGTTCCACCGCGTCCATGGCACCAGCGCCCTCACCGCGCTGACCGCCCAGAACACCCTCGGCGTCACCCGGGTGGACGTCATGCCCCCCGAGTCCGTCGCGGCCCAGATCGACGCCGTGGCCTCGGACATCGGCATCGACGCCGCCAAGACGGGCATGCTCGTCAACAGCGCCATCATCGCCACCGTCGCCGAGCGGCTCCGGACGCTCCGCATCACCCGGCTCGTCGTGGACCCCGTCATGGCGTCGCGCGCGGGCTCCCGCCTCATCGACGACGAGGCCGTGGCCGCCCTGCGCGAGCTGCTCATCCCCCTGGCCACCCTCGTCACCCCCAACCGGCACGAGGCCCAGCTGCTCGCGGGCCTGGAGCTCCACACCCTGGACGACATGCGCGAGGCCGCGCGCCGCATCCACCGGCTCGGGCCCCAGGCGGTGCTCGTCAAGGGCGGTGCCATGCCGGGCTCCCTGTGCGGCACCGACGTCTGGTTCGACGGCGAGCACCTGGAGACCCTCCACCTCGCCTCCGTGGAGACGCGCAACACCCACGGCACCGGGTGCACGCTGTCCGCGGCCATCGCCGCCAACCTGGCCCTGGGGCTCGGGCTGCTCGAGGCCACCCGGCAGGCCAAGCAGTACGTCACCCGGGCCCTCCAGCACCCCCTCGCGCTCGGCCGGGGCAATGGCCCCATCGGTCATTTCTTCCCGTTGCTGGATTCCTGA
- a CDS encoding TlpA family protein disulfide reductase: MPELRATRAGWKVLLMASVLALPAGAANGPGVGQPLPGFTGKDLLGQEHSSREYAGQPTLLVAITDKNAGDEMRRWFEAADQHAPGSVQRESIISLHLPFFVGVGTVRRRVQAQVPRPFWDDTLLDRDGTLARTLGLGSSKEPFVIALDGQGRVLAVVNGKADSPQASRIWSSLNRDPSTKEK, translated from the coding sequence ATGCCGGAGCTTCGAGCAACCCGAGCCGGGTGGAAGGTGCTGCTCATGGCCAGCGTCCTGGCGCTTCCCGCGGGGGCGGCGAACGGGCCGGGTGTGGGCCAGCCCCTGCCCGGCTTCACGGGGAAGGATCTCCTGGGCCAGGAGCACTCGAGCCGGGAGTACGCGGGCCAGCCCACGCTGCTCGTCGCCATCACCGACAAGAACGCCGGTGACGAGATGCGGCGGTGGTTCGAGGCCGCCGATCAGCACGCCCCCGGCAGCGTCCAGCGCGAGTCCATCATCTCCCTCCACCTGCCCTTCTTCGTGGGCGTGGGCACGGTGCGCCGCCGCGTGCAGGCCCAGGTGCCCCGGCCCTTCTGGGATGACACCCTGCTCGACCGCGATGGCACCCTGGCCCGGACGCTGGGCCTCGGCTCCAGCAAGGAGCCCTTCGTCATCGCCCTCGACGGTCAGGGCCGGGTGCTCGCCGTCGTGAATGGCAAGGCCGATTCGCCCCAGGCCTCGCGCATCTGGTCATCCCTCAACAGAGACCCGTCCACGAAAGAAAAGTAG
- a CDS encoding MATE family efflux transporter, which yields MSTQEGPAPSLWASLKEAVRGTEQDFTEAPVGRAILLLAVPMVLEMLMESVFAIVDVFFVSRLGAEAIATVGLTESILALLYALAMGLSIGATAMIARRTGEKDPDAAARVAVQTIGLGVLVSLPIAVAGVVFAQPLLSLLGGSSWVVEHGYRYTQILLGGNVIILLLFLINAIFRGVGDAAVSMRVLGLANALNILLCPCLVLGLGPFPELGVVGAATATTLGRGAGVCYQFYRLFRGTSRVAIRRQHLRFEPATMLAMLRLSGSATFQTLLGTASWTLLVRIVASAGSAAVAGYTIGMRIILFALLPSWGMSNAAATLVGQNLGARRPERAEQAVWRAGFYNMVFLGSVGLGFILFAEPLIATFTQEPPVAAVAVRCLRVVSTGFLFYAYGMVLTQALNGAGDTRTPTILNLVCFWGIELPLAWLLNGPLGLGPTGAFAAIAVAFSVFALLSAWVFRLGRWKLHRV from the coding sequence ATGAGCACGCAAGAAGGTCCTGCCCCGAGCCTCTGGGCCTCCCTCAAGGAAGCCGTCCGGGGCACCGAGCAGGACTTCACCGAGGCCCCCGTGGGACGGGCCATCCTCCTGCTGGCCGTCCCCATGGTCCTCGAGATGTTGATGGAGTCCGTCTTCGCCATCGTGGACGTCTTCTTCGTGTCCCGCCTGGGCGCCGAGGCCATCGCCACCGTCGGGCTCACCGAGTCCATCCTCGCGCTGCTCTACGCGCTGGCCATGGGGTTGAGCATCGGCGCCACGGCGATGATCGCCCGTCGCACCGGTGAGAAGGATCCGGACGCGGCGGCGCGCGTGGCCGTGCAGACCATCGGCCTGGGCGTCCTCGTCTCCCTGCCCATCGCCGTGGCCGGCGTGGTGTTCGCCCAGCCCCTGCTCTCGCTGCTGGGCGGCTCGTCCTGGGTCGTGGAACACGGGTACCGCTACACGCAGATCCTCCTGGGCGGCAACGTCATCATCCTGCTGCTCTTCCTCATCAACGCCATCTTCCGCGGCGTGGGGGACGCCGCCGTGTCCATGCGCGTGCTGGGGCTCGCCAACGCGCTCAACATCCTCCTGTGCCCGTGCCTCGTGCTCGGCCTCGGGCCCTTCCCGGAGCTGGGGGTGGTGGGCGCGGCCACCGCCACCACGCTCGGACGCGGGGCGGGCGTCTGCTACCAGTTCTACCGCCTCTTCCGAGGCACCTCCCGCGTGGCCATCCGCCGCCAGCACCTGCGCTTCGAGCCGGCCACCATGCTCGCCATGCTGCGGCTGTCGGGCAGCGCCACCTTCCAGACGCTGCTGGGCACCGCGAGCTGGACACTGCTGGTGCGCATCGTGGCGTCGGCCGGCAGCGCCGCGGTGGCCGGCTACACCATCGGCATGCGCATCATCCTGTTCGCCCTCCTGCCCTCGTGGGGGATGAGCAACGCCGCGGCCACGCTGGTGGGGCAGAACCTGGGCGCCCGCAGGCCCGAGCGCGCCGAGCAGGCCGTCTGGCGCGCGGGCTTCTACAACATGGTGTTCCTCGGCTCGGTGGGGCTCGGCTTCATCCTCTTCGCCGAGCCGCTGATCGCCACCTTCACCCAGGAGCCCCCGGTGGCCGCCGTCGCCGTGCGCTGCCTGCGCGTCGTGAGCACCGGCTTCCTCTTCTACGCCTACGGCATGGTGCTCACCCAGGCGCTCAACGGGGCGGGAGACACCCGCACCCCCACGATCCTCAATCTCGTGTGCTTCTGGGGCATCGAGCTCCCCCTCGCCTGGCTGCTGAACGGGCCCCTCGGGTTGGGTCCCACCGGCGCCTTCGCCGCCATCGCCGTCGCCTTCTCCGTCTTCGCCCTGCTGAGCGCCTGGGTGTTCCGCCTCGGACGTTGGAAACTCCACCGGGTGTAG